Within the Armatimonadota bacterium genome, the region CCCGCCAGGCGCTCAGACATACCGACATCACCCCGGTCACGCTCGCGCTTACCAGTGCCAGCAGTGTGGCGCTGACCAGCAGCTCGACCAGGGTGAATCCAGTCCCCACCCGCCTCACTGGGCCGTCTCCTGCGAAGGCAGGTAACACACCAGGGTGAACCGCTGGGCCTCCTGCTCGCGATGCCAAACCTCCACCTGAACCCGCGCCAATCCCTCGATCTCACCGGTGGTGACCTGCCAATGATACCTATAGTCCGCCAGGGCACTCGCCTGCGCGGCGGTGTCCAGCTCCGAGAAGTCGCCCTCCGCATCGCCGGAGGCGACGCCCGCCGTCTGGATCTCCGCCAGCTTGGCCTCCGCCAGCCGGGCAGCGGTGCTCCTCACGACCGCGACGCCCTGGGCGCGAGTCGCGGCCGAGAAGGCCGAGGCGGCCGCCGTCAGCCCAGTGGCGATGAGCACGACCGCCACCAGCAACTCAACCAGGATGAATCCGCCTTCGCTGAGACTATGGCGGACAAGCCCGTTATCCCACCGGTTCGCCCGCATCGCCTTCCACCACCCTCACCCGCCCGGTTAGAGGCGCGATCGTCACCGTCAAACGGCCCTGCGATCCCTCCAGCATAATCTCGGCTCGCAGCGCCTGTCCGTCCGGGAAGAACACTACCGGCGATTCGGGGCCGGCCTCCTGACCCTCCACCGACAGCGCGATGGCTTCGACCGAGTCAGGGGCCGTCACCGGCAGCGCGCCCGCGAGCGCCAGCGGCTCGAACTGCCCCGGGTCGGTTTCCTGCGCCAGGAGAAACCGGCGCTCCTCGCCGTCATACTCCAGCGCGACCCGCACCCCGTGGCAGATAGCGTAATCGCGCGCCCGGCGCGCCAGCGTCGCCACCCCCCACGCGCAATTTCGCGCCTGACTGGCGCGCTGGAACCCGGCGAAGGACGGCGCCGCCACCGCCGCCAGCGCGACCACGATCAGCGTGACCACCGCCAGCTCGACCAGCGTGAAGCCGCGCTCCCTAGTCCTCCCAGTTGGTGACATCCGCATCGGCGCCCTCGCCGTCCTCCTGCCCATCGCGGCCATAGGAGAGGATATCGTAATCAACATTGTGCTCGCCCGGGGAGGTATAGATGTACTCCCCGCCCCAGGGGTCCTGGGGAAGCTGCTTCTTGAGGTAAGGGCCGTTCCAGTTCTTGGCCTCAGGCTCGGTGCTCGGCGGCTCAACCAAGGCCTGGAGGCCCTGTTCGGTGGTCGGAGGCGCCCCATTGTCGGCGGCGTACATGTCAATCGCCGTTTCCAGGTTCTTGATGTCCGCGATCGCCTTGGCTCTCCGTCCCTGCTCGGCGCGGCCAAACAACCGCGGCACGATCACCGCCGCCAGCGCCGCCAGGATGATCATCACCACCAGCAGCTCGACCAGCGTGAAGCCTCTCTCGCGCCGAGGGGCGCGGAGTTCGAGCCCGCGGTCGCTCCTCGCAAGTGTCATCGCATTCTCCCTGACAAATCAATCGCGGAATAGATGTCGAACACCGGCAGCAATACCGACAACACGATGAACGCGACCACCGCGCCCATGACCAGGATGATCGCCGGCTCAACCAGGGTTGTCACCCGCCGCATCGCCTGGTCGAATCGGAAATCGGCGGCGTCCGCGTGACGCACCAGCATGGCGGACAGGTTGCCCGTCTCCTCGCCCACCGCGATCATCTG harbors:
- a CDS encoding prepilin-type N-terminal cleavage/methylation domain-containing protein; this encodes MRMSPTGRTRERGFTLVELAVVTLIVVALAAVAAPSFAGFQRASQARNCAWGVATLARRARDYAICHGVRVALEYDGEERRFLLAQETDPGQFEPLALAGALPVTAPDSVEAIALSVEGQEAGPESPVVFFPDGQALRAEIMLEGSQGRLTVTIAPLTGRVRVVEGDAGEPVG
- the gspG gene encoding type II secretion system major pseudopilin GspG; amino-acid sequence: MTLARSDRGLELRAPRRERGFTLVELLVVMIILAALAAVIVPRLFGRAEQGRRAKAIADIKNLETAIDMYAADNGAPPTTEQGLQALVEPPSTEPEAKNWNGPYLKKQLPQDPWGGEYIYTSPGEHNVDYDILSYGRDGQEDGEGADADVTNWED